In a genomic window of Rhododendron vialii isolate Sample 1 chromosome 12a, ASM3025357v1:
- the LOC131310021 gene encoding DEAD-box ATP-dependent RNA helicase 15-like: MAMGEVKDNEAYEEELLDYEEEDEKAPDSVNGKPTGDSAKKGYVGIHSSGFRDFLLKPELLRAIVDSGFEHPSEVQHECIPQAILGMDVICQAKSGMGKTAVFVLSTLQQIEPVAGQVAALVLCHTRELAYQICHEFERFSTYLPDIKVAVFYGGVNIKVHKDLLKNECPHIVVGTPGRILGLARDKDLGLKNVRHFILDECDKMLESLDMRKDVQEIFKMTPHDKQVMMFSATLSKEIRPVCKKFMQDPMEIYVDDEAKLTLHGLVQHYIKLSELEKNRKLNDLLDALDFNQVVIFVKSVNRAAELNKLLVECNFPSICIHSGMSQEERLTRYKSFKEGHKRILVATDLVGRGIDIERVNIVINYDMPDSADTYLHRVGRAGRFGTKGLAITFVASASDSDVLNQVQERFEVDIKELPEQIDTSTYMPS, encoded by the exons ATGGCCATGGGTGAAGTAAAGGACAACGAGGCTTACGAGGAGGAGCTTCTCGACTACGAAGAAGAAGACGAAAAAGCCCCCGACTCCGTCAACGGCAAACCCACTGGCGACTCCGCCAAAAA GGGCTATGTTGGAATCCACAGCTCGGGGTTCAGAGATTTCCTGTTGAAACCAGAGCTTCTTCGAGCAATTGTAGATTCAGGATTTGAGCATCCTTCAGAAG TGCAACATGAGTGTATACCACAAGCTATCCTAGGAATGGATGTTATCTGTCAAGCAAAGTCAGGGATGGGGAAAACTGCGGTGTTTGTTCTCTCTACTCTGCAGCAGATTGAACCTGTTGCAGGACAAGTTGCTGCTCTTGTCCTTTGTCATACAAGGGAATTGGCTTACCAG ATCTGCCACGAGTTTGAGAGGTTCAGTACCTATTTGCCTGATATTAAAGTTGCTGTCTTTTATGGTGGTGTCAATATCAAGGTTCACAAGGATTTACTGAAGAATGAATGCCCTCATATTGTTGTTGGAACACCTGGTAGAATCTTGGGTCTTGCAAGAGATAAGGACCTTGGCTTGAAAAATGTGAGGCATTTTATTCTTGATGAGTGTGACAAGATGCTTGAATCACTTG ACATGAGGAAGGATGTGCAGGAAATTTTTAAGATGACCCCTCATGATAAACAAGTTATGATGTTCTCAGCTACACTCAGCAAGGAGATTCGCCCAGTTTGCAAGAAGTTCATGcaagat CCAATGGAAATTTATGTGGATGATGAGGCCAAACTGACTCTTCACGGTCTCGTACAG CACTACATTAAACTAAGTGAGCTTGAGAAAAATCGCAAGCTGAATGACCTCCTTGATGCACTGGACTTCAATCAAGTTGTCATTTTTGTCAAGAGTGTGAATAGAGCTGCTGAGCTGAACAAGTTACTTGTAGAGTGCAACTTTCCGTCTATCTGTATACATTCTGGAATGTCGCAGGAAGAAAG GTTAACACGCTACAAGAGTTTCAAGGAGGGTCATAAAAGAATCCTTGTGGCCACTGATTTAGTTGGTAGAGGAATTGACATTGAGCGTGTCAACATTGTTATCAATTATGACATGCCTGATTCTGCTGACACCTACCTTCATCGC GTTGGCAGAGCTGGTAGGTTTGGCACCAAAGGGCTTGCAATTACATTTGTCGCATCCGCATCCGACTCTGATGTTCTCAATCAG GTTCAGGAAAGGTTTGAGGTGGATATTAAGGAACTTCCTGAGCAAATTGATACTTCCACTTACA TGCCATCTTGA
- the LOC131310020 gene encoding O-fucosyltransferase 13-like isoform X1, translated as MVVTSAKKPLLFIISLFPLSILAVLWFSPSSPFSEPSLSVSSPMSGKKDIWSVRRIMEWRPCKWWLDGHLTALPAESNGYIRVDCYGGLNQMRRDFCDGVGIARLLNATLVLPKFEVAAYWNESSGFADVFDVDYFIKQMNGFVKAVKELPAEIASKEPVQVDCSKRKGQFDYVESVLPSLLKHHYISLTPAMSQRRDRYPLHAKAALCQACYKALRLTKALENKGSKLLQAIPKPFLSLHLRFEPDMVAYSQCEYSGLSSSSMEAIEASRGDRKPWTGESARVWRNRGKCPLTPKETAFVLQSLSIPTDTNIYLAAGDGLMELEGLTSVYTNIFTKATFLSGEEFASMHGNTKAALDYYISINSDSFVATYFGNMDKMVAAMRAFKGLFKTLLLSRRAFAEFTSQGLQGNELREALWKVHRDDFVMGRGSALPDCFCEFKL; from the exons ATGGTAGTTACAAGTGCGAAAAAACCCTTACTTTTCATCATCTCGCTCTTCCCTCTCTCTATCCTCGCCGTGCTCTGGTTCTCTCCCTCTTCTCCCTTCTCCGAACCATCGCTTTCCGTTTCATCTCCAAT GTCCGGGAAAAAAGATATATGGAGTGTTCGAAGAATTATGGAGTGGCGGCCTTGCAAATGGTGGCTTGATGGACATTTAACTG CTCTGCCAGCAGAGAGTAATGGGTACATTCGAGTGGATTGCTATGGTGGGCTTAATCAAATGAGAAGGGAT TTTTGTGATGGTGTTGGCATAGCACGTTTGCTGAATGCAACTCTTGTTTTGCCAAAGTTCGAAGTGGCTGCATACTGGAATGAATCAAG TGGTTTTGCAGATGTATTTGATGTGGATTACTTCATAAAACAGATGAATGGCTTTGTTAAAGCTGTCAAAGAATTGCCAGCAGAGATTGCATCGAAAGAACCAGTCCAGGTGGATTGCAGCAAACGTAAAGGCCAATTTGATTACGTGGAAAGTGTCCTTCCTTCTCTACTGAAGCATCATTATATTTCACTCACCCCAGCAATGAGCCAAAGGAGAGATAG ATATCCTCTACATGCAAAGGCTGCTCTTTGTCAAGCTTGTTACAAGGCGTTACGCCTTACCAAAGCCTTGGAAAATAAAGGCTCCAAACTCCTTCAAGCCATACCAAAGCCCTTTCTCTCACTTCACCTTCGTTTTGAGCCTGACATGGTAGCATACAGTCAATGCGAGTATTCTGgcctttcttcttcctccatggAAGCCATAGAAGCTTCACGGGGAGATCGAAAACCCTGGACCGGAGAATCCGCCCGTGTTTGGCGTAACCGTGGAAAATGCCCCCTCACTCCTAAAGAGACTGCTTTCGTCCTTCAATCTCTTTCCATCCCAACAGACACAAATATTTATTTGGCAGCTGGTGATGGCCTTATGGAGCTGGAAGGGTTAACTTCTGTCTACACTAACATTTTCACAAAAGCTACCTTTCTTAGTGGCGAGGAATTTGCAAGCATGCATGGGAACACGAAAGCTGCTCTGGATTACTATATATCTATCAATAGCGATTCGTTTGTTGCTACGTACTTTGGGAATATGGATAAGATGGTTGCGGCCATGCGGGCTTTTAAGGGGTTGTTTAAGACACTTCTATTGAGCCGGAGGGCTTTTGCAGAATTCACCTCTCAGGGTTTGCAAGGGAACGAGTTGAGAGAAGCCCTTTGGAAGGTGCATAGAGATGATTTTGTGATGGGGAGAGGGTCTGCTTTGCCGGATTGCTTTTGTGAGTTCAAGTTGTGA
- the LOC131310020 gene encoding O-fucosyltransferase 13-like isoform X2: MRRDFCDGVGIARLLNATLVLPKFEVAAYWNESSGFADVFDVDYFIKQMNGFVKAVKELPAEIASKEPVQVDCSKRKGQFDYVESVLPSLLKHHYISLTPAMSQRRDRYPLHAKAALCQACYKALRLTKALENKGSKLLQAIPKPFLSLHLRFEPDMVAYSQCEYSGLSSSSMEAIEASRGDRKPWTGESARVWRNRGKCPLTPKETAFVLQSLSIPTDTNIYLAAGDGLMELEGLTSVYTNIFTKATFLSGEEFASMHGNTKAALDYYISINSDSFVATYFGNMDKMVAAMRAFKGLFKTLLLSRRAFAEFTSQGLQGNELREALWKVHRDDFVMGRGSALPDCFCEFKL, from the exons ATGAGAAGGGAT TTTTGTGATGGTGTTGGCATAGCACGTTTGCTGAATGCAACTCTTGTTTTGCCAAAGTTCGAAGTGGCTGCATACTGGAATGAATCAAG TGGTTTTGCAGATGTATTTGATGTGGATTACTTCATAAAACAGATGAATGGCTTTGTTAAAGCTGTCAAAGAATTGCCAGCAGAGATTGCATCGAAAGAACCAGTCCAGGTGGATTGCAGCAAACGTAAAGGCCAATTTGATTACGTGGAAAGTGTCCTTCCTTCTCTACTGAAGCATCATTATATTTCACTCACCCCAGCAATGAGCCAAAGGAGAGATAG ATATCCTCTACATGCAAAGGCTGCTCTTTGTCAAGCTTGTTACAAGGCGTTACGCCTTACCAAAGCCTTGGAAAATAAAGGCTCCAAACTCCTTCAAGCCATACCAAAGCCCTTTCTCTCACTTCACCTTCGTTTTGAGCCTGACATGGTAGCATACAGTCAATGCGAGTATTCTGgcctttcttcttcctccatggAAGCCATAGAAGCTTCACGGGGAGATCGAAAACCCTGGACCGGAGAATCCGCCCGTGTTTGGCGTAACCGTGGAAAATGCCCCCTCACTCCTAAAGAGACTGCTTTCGTCCTTCAATCTCTTTCCATCCCAACAGACACAAATATTTATTTGGCAGCTGGTGATGGCCTTATGGAGCTGGAAGGGTTAACTTCTGTCTACACTAACATTTTCACAAAAGCTACCTTTCTTAGTGGCGAGGAATTTGCAAGCATGCATGGGAACACGAAAGCTGCTCTGGATTACTATATATCTATCAATAGCGATTCGTTTGTTGCTACGTACTTTGGGAATATGGATAAGATGGTTGCGGCCATGCGGGCTTTTAAGGGGTTGTTTAAGACACTTCTATTGAGCCGGAGGGCTTTTGCAGAATTCACCTCTCAGGGTTTGCAAGGGAACGAGTTGAGAGAAGCCCTTTGGAAGGTGCATAGAGATGATTTTGTGATGGGGAGAGGGTCTGCTTTGCCGGATTGCTTTTGTGAGTTCAAGTTGTGA
- the LOC131311222 gene encoding uncharacterized protein At2g34160-like — translation MEEITEGVNSMNIVVEGKAKNRIQVSNTKKPLFFYVNLAKRYMQQYNEVELSALGMAISTVVSIAEILKNNGFAVEKKIMTSTVDMKDENRGRPVQKAKIEILLGKTAKFDELMAAQAEERDNGDGEGQS, via the exons ATGGAGGAGATTACGGAGGGAGTGAACAGCATGAACATCGTCGTCGAGGGGAAGGCCAAGAATCGCATTCAAGTCTCCAACACCAAGAAACCCCTCTTCTTCTACGTCAATCTCGCCAAG AGATACATGCAGCAGTACAATGAGGTGGAGCTTTCAGCTCTTGGAATGG CAATTTCCACAGTTGTCAGCATTGCAGAGATTCTGAAAAACAATGGGTTTGCTGTTGAGAAGA AGATTATGACATCTACCGTGGACATGAAAGATGAAAACCGTGGAAGACCTGTCCAAAAAGCCAAG ATTGAGATTTTACTCGGGAAAACTGCAAAATTTGACGAGTTGATGGCTGCTCAAGCAGAGGAGAGGGACAATGGAGATGGTGAGGGGCAGAGCTAA
- the LOC131311325 gene encoding glyoxylase I 4-like, translating to MKENRGNPLQLTSLNHISLVCRSVQESIDFYQNILGFVPVRRPGSLNFDGAWLFNCGIGIHLLQSEEAGKSPEKREINPKDNHISFQCESMSAVEKSLTEMGINYMRQRVEEGGIYVDQLFFHDPDGFMVEICNCDNLPVIPLAGETVRACSRLNSLQAVQHQQQIQVVQP from the exons atgaaggaaaacaGGGGAAACCCATTGCAATTGACATCATTGAACCACATCTCACTTGTTTGTAGATCGGTTCAGGAATCCATCGATTTTTACCAGAATATTCTTGGATTTGTTCCAGTGAGGAGGCCTGGATCCCTCAATTTTGACGGAGCATG GCTATTCAACTGTGGAATTGGGATACATCTATTACAGTCGGAAGAGGCAGGGAAATCGCCGGAGAAAAgagaaatcaatcccaaagaTAATCATATTTCTTTCCAG TGTGAGAGCATGTCGGCGGTGGAGAAGAGTCTGACTGAAATGGGAATAAATTACATGAGGCAGCGAGTAGAGGAGGGTGGAATCTATGTCGATCAGCTCTTCTTCCACGATCCCGACGGCTTCATGGTCGAGATATGCAACTGCGATAACCTCCCCGTGATCCCACTCGCTGGAGAAACGGTTCGGGCGTGCTCGCGGCTTAATAGTCTTCAGGCTGTTCAGCATCAGCAACAAATACAAGTCGTCCAACCATAG
- the LOC131309683 gene encoding putative F-box protein At3g16210, with the protein MAIQQLPEHLLMEILCRLPVKSLLRSKPVCKYWYSLLLTPSFIYLHHDHAASIAADANTDCLLVKRFLDGGVVLFFVPNGTPIEDIDISSTGLNIKQLQILGPCYGVVCLTRFALNSTIVIWNPSMKEFSVLPQPSYNNDHISNLGFGYDPFTDDYKVVRFDMTGLPIGRIDEKIEIYELRTDSWREVDAESPIESGLHCLYDSYASWNGDCFWYAYPPLGYHHHGGPVIMAFSMSDEVFEELPVPEVCLLDDDSEMRLFVLNDSLAMGLDLALGFRQNGEFLVESSYGQMMSYNLNTRERKEYEVHDQLEVHPRPPHIQVLPYVESLVSVKRQQ; encoded by the exons ATGGCGATTCAACAGCTTCCCGAACACCTGCTGATGGAGATTTTGTGTCGGCTTCCGGTGAAATCTCTTCTCCGATCCAAGCCCGTCTGCAAATACTGGTACTCTCTCCTCCTAACCCCCAGCTTCATTTACCTCCACCACGATCACGCCGCCTCTATCGCCGCCGATGCAAACACCGACTGCCTCCTCGTCAAGCGGTTCCTCGATGGCGGCGTCGTACTGTTCTTCGTCCCCAACGGAACCCCAATTGAAGATATAGACATATCTTCCACTGGTCTAAATATTAAACAACTGCAAATCTTGGGTCCTTGTTACGGTGTCGTTTGTCTCACCCGATTCGCTTTAAACTCCACGATTGTTATATGGAACCCTTCAATGAAAGAATTCAGTGTACTTCCTCAACCCTCTTATAACAATGACCATATAAgcaatttgggttttgggtaTGATCCTTTTACAGATGATTATAAAGTAGTTAGATTCGACATGACTGGTTTACCCATTGGGCGCATCGATGAAAAGATTGAAATATATGAATTGAGAACAGATTCTTGGAGGGAAGTTGATGCTGAGTCCCCTATCGAGTCCGGGTTGCACTGTTTATATGATTCGTATGCATCATGGAATGGGGACTGTTTCTGGTACGCCTACCCTCCACTTGGCTACCATCATCATGGTGGTCCAGTGATTATGGCATTTAGCATGTCCGACGAGGTATTTGAAGAGTTGCCCGTGCCAGAAGTTTGCTTGTTAGACGACGACAGTGAAATgagactttttgttttgaatgattCCCTTGCCATG GGACTCGACTTGGCATTGGGATTTCGGCAAAACGGTGAGTTCCTTGTTGAGAGCAGCTATGGACAGATGATGTCGTACAACCTTAATactcgagaaagaaaggagtATGAAGTCCATGATCAACTAGAAGTTCATCCTCGACCACCACATATTCAAGTTCTTCCATACGTGGAGAGTTTGGTTTCTGTCAAAAGACAACAATGA